AACTGTTAAACGAATATCTCAATATATTGGAAAACCTTTTTGGGGCATGGATGAAAAGCTTGTAGGAGAATCTTTAAATTCGGAAATGCTTGATAAACAAATTTACGCAATAATTGTAAGAGATATTGAAGGAAAAAAAATTTATAAAAGTAAAAAACGAGATGCAAACTGGGAAATTATAGATAATCACGAAGATATACAGGGGAATTTCATAATAAACTCTAAGCCTATTGCGTATAATGGTAAAACGATAGGAAGTATTGAAATTTATTTATCAAAAAAATTTATGGTTAGGGAGTTGAGAATGGGTCTTTACAATATTTTTTTTACATTAATAATCCTTAATACAGTTTTATTTTTTGGAATGTTTATTTTATTAAGAAAAACAGTGCTTGGTCCAATTAAAATATTGACCGATGCAGCAGAACAGATTAGCATTGGCAATATTGATACAGAAATCATTATAAATACAAAAGATGAGATAGGAACTCTTGCCGAAGCTTTTAATAGAATGGCTTTAAGTCTAACTGTTGCTATGAAAAGACTTTCAAAAAAATAAATTGGAGGCAATATGAAAAAAAATTTTTATATTATTTATCTATTAGCAATTGTCTTAGTAATTATTAATGCAGTGAGTTTTGCTCAAACAACTTATACTGTTAAAAAAGGAGATACTCTTTCTTTAATTTCATTAAAAGTTTATGGAATTAGTCGTGAATGGAAAACAATTTACAATGCAAATACAGAAATACTCGAAAGCCCAAATCGTTTAGCTCTTGGAATGAAATTAATCATTCCAGATTTAAATAATAAAAAAGAGATTAAGTTTCAACCCCCATCTACTGCGCTCAAAGTAAAATCAAGATCTATTGAAGGGAGATCTTCTCGTGAAAAGCTTATAAAATTAGCAGATGAGTTCAATTATACATGGAAAGTTGTATGTGAAAGGGATTTCCCTCCGTACAATTACGTTGACGACAAAGGAAATAAAACGGGTTTAGATACTGAGCTTGTTACCGCTATTTTGAATTATTTAAAAATTGAATTTGAAATTATAAATTATCCATGGAATAGAGTAGTTAATTCTGTTGATACAAATGAAGCTGATTTTGCTTATCAATTTGTAGGCAAGCCTGAAAGATTCGAAAAGTATTGTATGATTGGGCCAATTAGAAGCGGTATAACTCTATTTGCTGTTCGAAAAGATTCAAAAATTGATAATTATGGGACGCTTAGTGATTTAAAAAAATATTCAATCGGCCATGTTACTGGTTATGCTTATACAGATGAATTTGATTCGGCTGAGTATCTTAATAAACAGGACGTAATAGATAATAACCTTTTAGTGCAAATATTAGTTAAAGGCAGGACAGATTTAATTATCGGTGATTTAAATACTCTTTCATATTTTGCAAAGGCAAATGGTATGTATGAACAAATCCGTTTTTTACCTAAAATTTTAAAAGAGGTGCCTCGTTATATTGCATTTCCAAAAGAAAAAAAACAGCAATCTGAATTGTTTGAAAAAGGTTTAAATGCTATAAAAGCAAGCGGAACTTACGATAAAATAATAAAAAAATGGAAATAATAAGCAGAGCTATAAATGAGCAAGTTTTTCCGGGCGCAGTAGTTTTAGTTTCAAAAGAAGGTGATATTCCTATTTTTGAAGCTTATGGAGAAGCAAATATAT
The genomic region above belongs to Desulfobacterales bacterium and contains:
- a CDS encoding HAMP domain-containing protein, with product MKSIQSKILFMTIALTTIIFIGFGLLNYAATKIRIENDLANFGEITVKRISQYIGKPFWGMDEKLVGESLNSEMLDKQIYAIIVRDIEGKKIYKSKKRDANWEIIDNHEDIQGNFIINSKPIAYNGKTIGSIEIYLSKKFMVRELRMGLYNIFFTLIILNTVLFFGMFILLRKTVLGPIKILTDAAEQISIGNIDTEIIINTKDEIGTLAEAFNRMALSLTVAMKRLSKK
- a CDS encoding transporter substrate-binding domain-containing protein, with product MKKNFYIIYLLAIVLVIINAVSFAQTTYTVKKGDTLSLISLKVYGISREWKTIYNANTEILESPNRLALGMKLIIPDLNNKKEIKFQPPSTALKVKSRSIEGRSSREKLIKLADEFNYTWKVVCERDFPPYNYVDDKGNKTGLDTELVTAILNYLKIEFEIINYPWNRVVNSVDTNEADFAYQFVGKPERFEKYCMIGPIRSGITLFAVRKDSKIDNYGTLSDLKKYSIGHVTGYAYTDEFDSAEYLNKQDVIDNNLLVQILVKGRTDLIIGDLNTLSYFAKANGMYEQIRFLPKILKEVPRYIAFPKEKKQQSELFEKGLNAIKASGTYDKIIKKWK